In one Methylobacterium sp. SyP6R genomic region, the following are encoded:
- a CDS encoding cupin domain-containing protein: protein MAFACTIPAIPTVQHDDDTVRITRWDFSPGAVTGWHEHGWPYFVVMITAGTLRVHDGTTVTEVPLAHGQSYRRPAGIRHDVQNGSDHPIAFVEIEVKKPEGLAGLA, encoded by the coding sequence ATGGCCTTCGCCTGCACGATTCCCGCGATCCCGACCGTCCAGCACGACGACGACACGGTCCGCATCACGCGCTGGGACTTTTCGCCCGGCGCGGTCACCGGCTGGCACGAGCACGGCTGGCCCTATTTCGTGGTGATGATCACCGCCGGCACCCTGCGGGTCCACGACGGCACGACCGTCACCGAGGTGCCGCTCGCCCACGGCCAGTCCTACCGCCGCCCGGCCGGCATCCGCCACGACGTCCAGAACGGCTCCGACCACCCGATCGCCTTCGTGGAGATCGAGGTGAAGAAGCCGGAGGGGCTGGCGGGTCTCGCCTGA
- a CDS encoding flagellin N-terminal helical domain-containing protein: MSDITLSAATRQNLLSLQDTAALLSTTQTRLSTGKKVNSALDSPVNYFTAQNLNSRSSSLTNLLDGVSNGIQTIQAANTGITKLRGLTDQLKAITQQALSAANAFTAKASIGSTALSGATANNLLSVGATTAVAEAAIGGASVTRQQAVSNTLDSTGIAAIFTAAGGSTATLSIDGVNVTLNQATDGASSQAVTDAINNQLKAAGSAVTATLATNVITLKGTTDGGAFALGTDSVTTSAFATGANRTAGVFVPTATSLATGAGFVAGDTFMVNGQAVTVGRSDTLSSLAQKVSTATAGAVSATYDATAKKFSFTAADSATGIVLGDGSTSTAKMSNLGFSLIKSYGAGQGTTVATAGTPPTQTFTKSALDSKTISVKVAGGSFTSLTFGTAAGQISTLNQLNAALAPANAMASIDSTTGALKISTTNEAGADNLILTATGAGNPFSSGNSSAIIGGDGANARNNLVNTYNGLLSQIDQMAADSGFNGTNLLAGDTVNVSFNERGTSSLKVSGTAVTASGLNLIAVGQTDFQDSNSINAVIATINSANTALQSQASTLGANLAVVQNRQDFTKQMINVLDTGAANLTNADLNEEAANSQALSTRNSLGISALSLANQAQQGILQLLRG; the protein is encoded by the coding sequence ATGTCCGACATCACCCTCTCGGCCGCCACCCGCCAGAACCTCCTGTCGCTCCAGGATACGGCCGCGCTGCTCTCCACGACGCAGACGCGCCTCTCGACCGGCAAGAAGGTCAACAGCGCGCTCGACAGCCCGGTGAACTACTTCACCGCCCAGAACCTGAATTCGCGGTCGTCGTCCCTGACGAACCTGCTCGACGGCGTGTCGAACGGCATCCAGACGATCCAGGCCGCCAATACCGGAATCACCAAGCTGCGCGGCCTGACCGACCAGCTCAAGGCCATCACCCAGCAGGCCCTCTCGGCCGCAAATGCCTTCACCGCCAAGGCCAGCATCGGCTCGACCGCCCTGAGCGGCGCCACCGCCAACAACCTCCTGTCGGTCGGTGCGACCACCGCGGTGGCCGAGGCGGCGATCGGCGGCGCCAGCGTGACGAGGCAGCAGGCGGTCAGCAACACCCTCGATTCCACCGGCATCGCGGCCATCTTCACCGCCGCCGGTGGCAGCACCGCGACCCTCTCGATCGATGGCGTCAACGTCACCCTGAACCAGGCCACCGACGGCGCGAGCAGCCAGGCCGTCACCGACGCCATCAACAACCAGCTCAAGGCAGCCGGATCGGCCGTCACGGCGACCCTGGCCACGAACGTGATCACGCTCAAGGGTACCACCGACGGCGGTGCCTTCGCGCTCGGCACAGACTCGGTCACGACGTCCGCGTTCGCCACCGGCGCCAACCGGACGGCGGGTGTGTTCGTGCCGACCGCCACCAGCCTGGCCACCGGCGCCGGTTTCGTCGCCGGCGACACCTTCATGGTCAACGGCCAGGCCGTCACGGTCGGCCGCAGCGACACCCTGTCGTCTCTCGCCCAAAAGGTCAGCACCGCCACCGCCGGTGCAGTCAGCGCGACGTACGACGCCACCGCCAAGAAGTTCAGCTTCACGGCGGCGGACTCGGCGACCGGGATCGTGCTCGGCGATGGCAGCACCTCGACCGCGAAGATGTCGAACCTCGGCTTCTCGCTCATCAAGAGCTATGGCGCCGGGCAGGGCACCACGGTCGCGACGGCCGGCACCCCCCCGACCCAGACCTTCACCAAGAGTGCGCTCGACAGCAAGACGATCAGCGTCAAGGTCGCAGGCGGCAGCTTCACCAGCTTGACTTTCGGCACCGCTGCGGGCCAGATCTCGACCCTGAACCAGCTCAACGCTGCCCTGGCTCCGGCCAACGCAATGGCGAGCATCGACAGCACGACCGGTGCGCTGAAGATCAGCACCACCAACGAGGCGGGCGCCGACAACCTGATCCTGACGGCGACCGGCGCCGGCAACCCGTTCAGCTCCGGTAATTCGAGCGCGATCATCGGCGGTGACGGCGCCAATGCCCGTAACAACTTGGTCAACACCTATAACGGCCTTCTCTCCCAGATCGACCAGATGGCGGCGGATTCGGGCTTCAACGGCACGAACCTGCTGGCCGGCGACACCGTCAACGTCAGCTTCAACGAGCGCGGCACTTCCTCGCTCAAGGTGTCCGGTACGGCGGTGACGGCGTCAGGTCTGAACCTGATCGCGGTCGGCCAGACCGACTTCCAGGACAGCAACTCGATCAACGCCGTGATCGCCACGATCAACAGCGCGAACACCGCGCTCCAGAGCCAGGCCTCGACGTTGGGTGCCAACCTGGCGGTCGTGCAGAACCGGCAGGACTTCACCAAGCAGATGATCAACGTGCTCGATACGGGCGCGGCGAACCTGACGAATGCGGACCTGAACGAGGAGGCGGCGAACTCGCAGGCCCTCTCGACCCGCAACTCGCTCGGCATCTCGGCCCTGTCGCTCGCCAACCAGGCCCAGCAGGGCATCCTCCAGCTCCTGCGCGGCTGA
- a CDS encoding GntR family transcriptional regulator: protein MSPPVGLPLLAESDLVRQVARRLTDAIVQGQLAPGAKVAEAAVARELGISRAPVREAARLLESQGLLKASPRRGFFVRELSAQDVDELYALRLCIERHAAVEAARRQTPEIRAALRRQLDLMRDLARRDDPATIVEADYQFHRLICEAAGNARLLRLFDGLASELRIVIGLIGRLYDDPDEIARTHEPVLEAIEAGHPERIVAHVDHHLGVARREVVRLVQSLAPTP from the coding sequence ATGTCCCCACCCGTCGGATTGCCGCTGCTGGCCGAGAGCGATCTCGTGCGCCAGGTCGCGCGCCGGCTCACCGACGCGATCGTGCAGGGGCAGCTCGCTCCCGGCGCCAAGGTGGCGGAGGCGGCGGTCGCCCGCGAGCTCGGCATCAGCCGGGCGCCGGTGCGGGAGGCGGCCCGCCTCCTCGAGAGCCAGGGCCTGCTCAAGGCCTCGCCGCGGCGCGGCTTCTTCGTGCGCGAACTCTCGGCGCAAGACGTGGACGAGCTCTATGCCTTGCGCCTGTGCATCGAGCGCCACGCGGCGGTGGAGGCGGCCCGGCGCCAGACGCCGGAGATCCGCGCCGCCCTGCGCCGCCAGCTCGACCTGATGCGGGATCTCGCCCGGCGCGACGATCCGGCGACCATCGTCGAGGCCGATTACCAGTTCCACCGCCTGATCTGCGAGGCCGCCGGCAATGCGCGGTTGCTGCGCCTGTTCGACGGGCTGGCCTCGGAATTGCGGATCGTGATCGGGCTGATCGGGCGGCTCTACGACGACCCGGACGAGATCGCCCGCACCCACGAGCCGGTGCTGGAGGCCATCGAGGCCGGCCACCCGGAGCGGATCGTCGCCCATGTCGACCACCATCTCGGCGTCGCCCGCCGGGAGGTCGTCCGGCTGGTGCAAAGCCTCGCCCCCACACCCTGA
- a CDS encoding histone deacetylase family protein translates to MKAVHSEDHRRHDPKFFLVRGQVKPAADQPERADRLLAGLKAGNHAIVAPQGHGAGARARVHSPDYLAFLAEAWEEWETLPDHGAEMIANIHPVREAATYPTHIVGRLGWHTVDTACPIGPGTYAAAASATDVAASAAQLVLDGEDAAYALCRPPGHHAYRDRAGGHCYFNNSAVAAAHLRQTHARVAVLDVDVHHGNGTQGIFYRDPSVLTVSLHADPRGFYPFVWGYAHERGEGEGIGANLNLPLPLGTGDDAYLDVLEGVASRTVKAFAPTALVVALGLDASEHDPLAGLAITTPGFRRIGAALARLGLPTVLVQEGGYLSDLLGENLTAVLAGFESAR, encoded by the coding sequence ATGAAGGCCGTCCATTCCGAGGACCACCGCCGCCACGACCCGAAGTTCTTCCTGGTGCGCGGCCAGGTGAAGCCCGCCGCCGATCAGCCCGAACGGGCCGACCGGCTGCTCGCCGGGCTCAAGGCCGGCAACCACGCGATCGTGGCGCCGCAAGGCCACGGCGCGGGCGCGCGGGCGCGGGTGCACAGCCCCGATTACCTCGCCTTCCTGGCGGAGGCCTGGGAGGAATGGGAGACGCTGCCCGACCACGGGGCGGAGATGATCGCCAACATCCACCCGGTGCGGGAGGCCGCGACCTACCCGACCCACATCGTCGGGCGGCTGGGCTGGCACACGGTCGACACCGCCTGCCCGATCGGCCCGGGCACCTACGCGGCGGCGGCGAGCGCCACCGACGTCGCCGCGAGCGCGGCGCAACTGGTGCTCGACGGCGAGGACGCGGCCTACGCGCTCTGCCGCCCGCCCGGCCACCACGCCTATCGCGACCGGGCCGGGGGCCATTGCTACTTCAACAACAGCGCGGTCGCCGCCGCGCATTTGCGCCAGACGCACGCCCGGGTCGCGGTGCTCGACGTCGACGTGCATCACGGGAACGGCACGCAAGGCATCTTCTACCGCGATCCGAGCGTGCTCACCGTCTCGCTCCATGCCGATCCGCGCGGCTTCTACCCCTTCGTCTGGGGCTACGCCCACGAGCGCGGGGAAGGGGAGGGGATCGGCGCCAACCTCAACCTGCCGCTGCCGCTCGGCACCGGCGACGATGCGTATCTCGACGTGCTGGAGGGCGTGGCGAGCCGCACGGTGAAGGCCTTCGCCCCGACGGCGCTGGTGGTCGCGCTCGGCCTCGACGCCTCGGAGCACGATCCGCTCGCCGGCCTCGCCATCACGACGCCGGGCTTTCGCCGCATCGGCGCGGCGCTCGCGCGTCTCGGCCTGCCGACCGTGCTGGTGCAGGAGGGCGGCTACCTCTCCGACCTGCTCGGGGAAAACCTGACGGCGGTCCTCGCCGGCTTCGAATCCGCCCGCTGA
- a CDS encoding flagellin N-terminal helical domain-containing protein, with the protein MSSGITLSAATRQNLLSLQGTADLLSTTQSRLSTGKKVNTALDSPSNYFTAQGLSSRSSALTTLLDGVSNGIQTIQAANTGITKLQGLTDQLKSVAQQALSASNAFTAKASVGSTALSGATANNLLSVGATTAVAEAAIGGASVTRQQAVSNTLDSTGIAAIFTAAGGSTATLSIDGVNVTLNQATDGASSQAVTDAINNQLKAAGSAVTATLATNVITLKGTTDGGAFALGTDSVTTSAFATGANRTAGVFVPTATSLATGAGFVAGDTFMVNGQAVTVGRSDTLSSLAQKVSTATAGAVSATYDATAKKFSFTAADSATGIVLGDGSTSTAKMSNLGFSLIKSYGAGQGTTVATAGTPPTQTFTKSALDSKTISVKVAGSNTINLSFGTAAGQISTLNQLNAALAPGNAMASIDSTTGAIKITTTNEAGADNLTLSASGAGNPFSSATSSAIIGGDGANTRSNLVSTYNNLLSQIDQMAADSGFNGTNLLAGDTVNVSFNEKGTSSLKIAGTQVSASLLGMVAVGQTDFQDSNSINAVISTINSASSQLKNQASTLGANLAVVQNRQDFTKQMINVLDAGAANLTNADLNEEAANSQALSTRNSLGISALSLANQSQQGILQLLR; encoded by the coding sequence ATGTCTTCCGGAATCACCCTCTCGGCCGCCACCCGCCAGAACCTCCTGTCGCTCCAGGGCACCGCCGACCTACTGTCGACCACACAGTCCCGCCTTTCGACCGGCAAGAAGGTCAACACCGCCCTCGATAGCCCGAGCAATTACTTCACTGCTCAAGGCCTGTCCTCGCGTTCGTCGGCGCTGACCACCCTGCTCGACGGTGTGTCGAACGGCATCCAGACGATCCAGGCCGCCAATACCGGCATCACCAAGCTGCAGGGCCTAACCGACCAGCTCAAGTCCGTCGCTCAGCAGGCCCTCTCGGCCTCGAACGCCTTCACCGCCAAGGCCAGCGTCGGCTCGACCGCCCTGAGCGGCGCCACCGCCAACAACCTCCTGTCGGTCGGTGCGACCACCGCGGTGGCCGAGGCGGCGATCGGCGGCGCCAGCGTGACGAGGCAGCAGGCGGTCAGCAACACCCTCGATTCCACCGGCATCGCGGCCATCTTCACCGCCGCCGGTGGCAGCACCGCGACCCTCTCGATCGATGGCGTCAACGTCACCCTGAACCAGGCCACCGACGGCGCGAGCAGCCAGGCCGTCACCGACGCCATCAACAACCAGCTCAAGGCAGCCGGATCGGCCGTCACGGCGACCCTGGCCACGAACGTGATCACGCTCAAGGGTACCACCGACGGCGGTGCCTTCGCGCTCGGCACAGACTCGGTCACGACGTCCGCGTTCGCCACCGGCGCCAACCGGACGGCGGGTGTGTTCGTGCCGACCGCCACCAGCCTGGCCACCGGCGCCGGTTTCGTCGCCGGCGACACCTTCATGGTCAACGGCCAGGCCGTCACGGTCGGCCGCAGCGACACCCTGTCGTCTCTCGCCCAAAAGGTCAGCACCGCCACCGCCGGTGCAGTCAGCGCGACGTACGACGCCACCGCCAAGAAGTTCAGCTTCACGGCGGCGGACTCGGCGACCGGGATCGTGCTCGGCGATGGCAGCACCTCGACCGCGAAGATGTCGAACCTCGGCTTCTCGCTCATCAAGAGCTATGGCGCCGGGCAGGGCACCACGGTCGCGACGGCCGGCACCCCCCCGACCCAGACCTTCACCAAGAGTGCGCTCGACAGCAAGACGATCAGCGTCAAGGTCGCAGGCAGCAATACGATCAACCTGTCCTTCGGCACCGCTGCGGGCCAGATCTCGACCCTGAACCAGCTCAACGCTGCCCTGGCTCCGGGTAACGCGATGGCGAGCATCGACAGCACGACCGGCGCGATCAAGATCACCACCACCAACGAGGCGGGCGCGGATAACCTGACTCTGTCGGCGAGCGGCGCAGGCAACCCGTTCAGCTCTGCAACCTCGAGCGCGATCATCGGCGGCGACGGCGCCAACACCCGCAGCAACCTGGTGAGCACCTACAACAACCTGCTTTCCCAGATCGACCAGATGGCGGCGGATTCGGGCTTCAACGGCACGAACCTGCTGGCCGGCGACACCGTCAACGTCAGCTTCAACGAGAAGGGCACCTCCTCGCTGAAGATCGCCGGCACTCAGGTCTCGGCCTCGCTGCTCGGCATGGTCGCGGTTGGCCAGACCGACTTCCAGGACAGCAACTCGATCAACGCCGTGATCTCGACGATCAACAGCGCGTCGAGCCAGCTGAAGAACCAGGCCTCGACCCTGGGCGCCAACCTGGCGGTGGTGCAGAACCGGCAGGACTTCACCAAGCAGATGATCAACGTGCTCGATGCGGGCGCGGCGAACCTGACGAATGCGGACCTCAACGAGGAGGCAGCGAATTCGCAGGCTCTCTCGACCCGCAACTCGCTCGGCATCTCGGCCCTGTCGCTCGCCAACCAGTCGCAGCAGGGCATCCTCCAGCTCCTGCGCTGA